The Spirochaetota bacterium sequence AGGCTGAGCTCCAGACATCCCTCCCAAACCTGAAGATATATATAAAAGTCCAGATGCATCACCATCTTGAGGAACATTTTTATAAAGTCTTGCTGCATTAAGAATAGTTATATAAGTTCCATGAACAATACCTTGAGGCCCAATATACATCCAGCCCCCTGCTGTCATCTGACCATAGTTTGCAACTCCAAGAGCAGCAGCCATAGCAAAATCTTTTGGATTATCAAACATACCTATCATTAAACCATTTGTAGATATAACTCGTGGAGCATCCTTTTTTGTCTTAAAAAGACCTACCGGATGTCCTGAAGATACAACTAAAGTTTGATCATCATTCATAAGTTCAAGATACATTTTTATAAGCCTATATTGCATCCAGTTTTGCATAACCTGACCTGATTCTCCATAAGTTACCAGTTCATATGGATAAAGAGCAATATCAAAATCAAGGTTATTATCAATCATTACCTGAAGTGCTTTACCAGCTAAACAGTGCCCTTTATATTCATCTATCGGTTTTGCTTTAATATTCCCAGCAGGTCTATACCTATAACCATAAATTCTACCATATGTTTTAAGTTCTTCTAAAAATTCTGGAGCTAATATTTTATGTAAATGTTTTGGAATATAACGTAGCGCATTTTTTAGAGCTAACTTTGTTTTTTCTTTATTTAGAAAGAAACCTCTAGAAGGTGCTCTTCTTATTCCTTCTATAAAAGGAGGGTAATCTGGTAATTCATCAGGTAATTTAATGTTAAAATAATCAGACATAATCTCTCCTAAAACAATTATAAAAAAATAAAATAGATAAATTAAAATCTTTATTTTTTATTGATTTTTTACACTTCTCATTCCTTCTTCAATAGCTTTGATATTAATTTCCAATAAGTTTGATTTTTTACCTGCAAAGTTTTCTTTTATTACATTTATAAAAACATCTAAGTTAACTAATTTAGTCTTTTCTATTATAGCTCCAGCCATTACCATGTTAGCTATTTTTAAGTTACCTAAATTGGATGCTATTTCATTAGCAGGAACTCTATATACTTTTATATCTTTTCTTGATGGTTCTATATCAATAATAGAAGAATTCATAAAAAGTATACCATCTTTAACTAAAGTTTTTTCAAATTTCTCAAGAGATGGTCTATTCATAGCTACTACAATAGTACTATCTATAATTATTGGAGAACCTATTTGATCGTCAGAAATGATTACATTTGCATTAGCAGTTCCACCCCTCATTTCAGGGCCATATGAAGGTAACCATGAAACATTTCTTCCTTCCTCCATAGCTGCTTCAGCTAAAAGCTTACCCAATAGTAATATCCCCTGTCCTCCAAATCCAGCTAAAATAATCTCTTCGTGCATATTAATTACCTCCTTCTTTATAAGGATCTCTATAATTTCCAAGTGGATAATATGGAATCATATTTTCTTTTAACCATCTTATAGATTCAACAGGTGTTAACCCCCAGTTAGTAGGACATGTAGATAAAAATTCTACCATAGCAAAACCTTTACCATCTATTTGAGTCTGAAAAGCTTTAAGTAAAGCTTTCTTTGCTTTTCTTATATTTGGAACATCATGGACAGATACTCTTTCTATAAAAACAGCACCTGGTATTTGAGCTAACATTTCTGAAACTTTAAGAGGCATTCCACAATGATTTGGGTCTCTCCCATAAGGAGAAGTAGTAGTTTTTTGCCCTGGTAAAGTAGTTGGTGCCATCTGACCTCCAGTCATACCATATATAGCATTATTAACAAAAATTACAGTTATTTTCTCTCCTCTATGTGCTGCATGAACTATATCTCCGGTTCCTATGGATGCTAGATCTCCATCCCCCTGATATGTAAAAACTACGGAATCAGGCCCTAAAGCTCTCTTAATTCCAGTAGCAACTGCTGGTGCTCTACCATGGGCAGCTTCATGCATATCACAATTAAAATAATTATAAGCAAAAACAGCACAACCTACAGGTGCTACTCCTACTGCTTTATCAAGAACATTAAGCTCAACAAGACACTCCCCAACCAATTTATGAATTACACCATGTAAACAACCAGGGCAATAATGAAGTCTAGCATCTGTCAAACCGTTTGTTTTTTTATACACTATCTTCCCCATCTATGTCTCCTTATTATTATACTAAATTTTAATTAATTTTATTTCAGTAATCTTTTTTATAATTACATATAAAAATTATTTAATAATATTTATAAAAAATATTAATTAATAACTTTTCTTTTAACAAGAAAAAATTGCACTAAAATTAAAAATAACATCTTAGATTTATTTTATTAAAAATTTTTAATTTATATAATTTTTAATTCTTTAATAAAATCGAAAACCTCTTTAGGTTCAGGAATCATACCACCTGGTCTTCCATAAAAATAAACAGGTTTTAAGCCTTTTACAGATAATTCAACATCTTCAACCATCTGGCCTAAACTCATTTCAACAGAAATAAAAACTTTTGAAATATTGTTTTTAGCAATTTCATAAATAGGTTTCTTTGGAAATGGCCAAAGAGTAATAGGTCTTATCATACCAACTTTTACACCATCTTTCCTGTATTTATTTACTACATTTCTTACTACTCTTGACATTGTCCCATAAGAAACAAATACAATCTCAGCATCATCAGCTAAATAGTTTTCATATCTAACTTCGTTTTTTTCAATTTCATCATATTTTTTTTTCAATCTTAAATTTAACTCTTCAAGTCTCTCTGGTTCAATTGCTAAAGAATTTATAATTCTTCTTCTTCCCCCAGAATTTCTTGTCCCAGTAGTTGCCCAATCCTTTGGAGGAAGATTTAATTTAGGTCTTTCTTTAAATTCAACTGGCTCCATCATCTGCCCTATCATACCATCACCAAGAATTAATACTGGGTTTCTATATTTATCTGCAAGATCAAATGCATCTTGCATAAGATCAACTGCTTCTTGTACTGAAGCAGGTCCAAAAACTATTATCTTAAAGTCCCCATGAGCCATACCTTTAGTTGATTGAAAATAATCGGATTGAGCTGGAGCTATATTTCCAAGACCTGGGCCACCTCTTGATATATTTACAATAACACATGGTAATTCTGCTCCAGCAATATATGAAATACCTTCCCCTTTTAAAGCAATTCCTGGTGAAGATGAAGAAGTCATGACTCTAGCACCAGAACCTGCTGCACCATAAACCATATTAATAGCTGCAAATTCTGCTTCTGCCTGTAAAAAAACTCCACCAGCTTTTGGTAATTCTCTTGACATATATTCAGGTATTTCATTTTGTGGAGTTATAGGATAACCAAAAAAAAGTTTACAACCAGCTCTAATAGCTGCTTCTGAAATAGCTTCATTCCCTTTCATTAATATTTTTTTCCCCATATTTCCTCCATTGTTACTCTAGTACATTTACTAATCAAGTTCTTCAACTGTTATAACTGAATCTGGACACATTATAGCACATGAACCACATGCTATACACTTATCCATATCATTAATTGCTGCAGGATGATATCCAGATTTGTTTAGTTTATTTTTATCAAGCAAGATTATCTTAACAGGACATACACCTATGCAAAGTTCACAACCTTTACATAAATCAATATCAAAAGTAACTTTACCTTTTTTTGGCATTAAAAACCTCCAAAAATATTTTTATTATTGTTTTTTAATTATTTATTTTACTATTTTTTATATTAATAATTTTATATTTTTATTTACTTTGGGATATAACTAATTTTATAATTTTTGCTCATCAAGCCATGTTGGTCTTAATTTAATATTAAGTTTAAATATTTCTCCTTTAATATTCCTTTTTACATTCTCCTCCCCTTCTTTTTCTAAAAGAAAATCTGGAACTACATTAAAAGCAAAAGGTATATTTGTTTTCTCTGAGAATTCTAAAGCAAGTTGATTCCCCTTTTTGATATCTTCAATACTTGTTTCATAAAGAAGGTGAGTTGAGTTTATAAGATAGTTAAATTTCAATCTCGTTGCACTTTCAATTTTAGAATAAAACTCATATAAACCATCAAAATCCATTGTAAATGGTCTATTAGCATTAACAAGATAAAAGAAATCGTAGGGAACATTTGATAAATAATTATAGAAAAAACTTAAAACTTTTCCTCCTGCAGCGTCACCACCTAAATCAAAAATAACTTCCGTATCATCCATATCAAAAACAGAAAATATTTCAGGTGGTAATGCTGGAACATCTGCAAGCGTTAATTTCTTTGAAGGCCCAAAAACTCTAATTCCTCTTTCTTCAAGCTTATCAGATATTCCTCTAGATGTAAAATAAGGGTTAACGACATCAAGGTCAACTATAGCAACTTTACAACCATTATTAATCAAACTAAATGCCCAGTTTACAGCAAGCTCACTTTTCCCACAACCATAATGACCAGAAATAATTTTTATTCTCTTAAAATTTTTAATAAAATCTATATTCAAGAGTTATATCCCAATTGTTAACTTTTGCTTAATTTTATTTAAAACAAATTTTTTGTCAAACTTTTAATTAATAATAAAAAAACATAAATCTTTTTGTAACAAAAAGAAGCTAAAAAGATAGATACTTAAAAACAAAAAAAATACTTAATATGGTATATTAATATGGTAAAAGACTTAATATAATGTTTAAATTAAAACAAATAAAATGATAGATAAAAAAATTAAAATAAAAGTTAATAAAATTTAATCTTACTTAATGACTAAATTAAAAATATTGATAACCTCTTTCTTTGCTGTAAATACAAATCTTATTTTTTCCTGCTTCTTTCGCCTTATACATAACTTTATCAGCTAATTCTATAGTTTCATTAACAGTGTTCTCAAAAAATACTCCACCAACAGAGCATGATATTGTTTTTTCTGGGGCCTTTTTGCCTTTAAATTTTAATAGTTCTAATATATATTTATTTAGAGTATTTAAATTTTCAACTATTCTTTTTGCAAGAATATAACTATTAGCAAGATTCACAGTTTTTGCAATTACAAGAAACTCATCACCACCTAACCTTATAGCAAAATCATTTTTTCTTGTGCTTTTAATAAGAATATTACCAAAATATTTTAATATAAGATCACCTATAGAATGTCCATAATTATCATTAAAATATTTAAAATTATCTAAATCAAAATATAAAAATATATAATTTTTATCTATTTCATTATTATTAACTATATTTGTAGTAAAGAAATTTTTATTATAACAATTAGTAAGAGAGTCTATGTATGCTGTTTTCTCAAGCATATTAATTTTATAGGACATCTTTTTATAATAGAAATAATCTGGAGTTCTAAAATTCTCAGAAATATTGCTACTTTCAATCTCTTTTTTTGAATTATTTTCATTTATTTCTTTTTTCTGGATCGTAACATTATTTGATACTAACAATTTTTCTTCTTGTTTAATAAACTTATTTGAAGGATAAAAATTAAAAATAGATGATTTAGAATTAATAAAGTAATTGAAAATATTTAAAATATGAAAAAAAATAAAAAATAGATTAAGATTAACAAAAGTTTGGGATTCATCTGTTTCTGGAAAAGCTTCTTTTAAAGACTTAAATAACTTATCATCTTTATTAATCTCTACTTTTTCTTTATAATTTATAAAATATTTAGCTATATCATTTTCAGATTGAGTTCTCCTATCTAAATATTTTAAATGATTTGAAAATAGCACATAAACTTCATTTAATCTTTCATAAAAATTTTCTAAAATAGAATCACTTAAAGCAATTCCTGTATAATGGTGATAATAATAATTTGGATAAATAAATTTCTTTTTTAAGAAATTCAATTCATCAGACAATCTTTTTAAAAATTCATTTTTTTCAAATGTTTCATTTACTTTTAAAAGATTCTGAAGCTCAACTAATATTTTTAAATAATTTTTTTCTATAAAATTTTCATAATCATATACAATTTTAGCAAATTTATCTAAAATTGTAGAATATTCTCCACTATCTTTAAAACTTAGATTTTTTAAGTATGGAATAAATCTTGAAACTAACTTCAAGAAAAAAATAAAAAAATTTATATTATCTTCATTTGAAACCCTCTTATATAAGTCCCCTTTTATAATATTAAATTTGTATCCCAAATCTATATAATCTGGAAAATCCTGTAAATAATTAAATATATTTGTATTAAAAAAATATGAAAAAAGATCAATTGAAACCAAAACATCATCTGGTAATCTAATAATCTTTTCAGTTTCATCTTCTTCATAAACTTCATCTTCTTCAATAAAAGGTGGTAAATCTCTAAATTCCTGGATTTTTTCTTTTATATCAAGAAGTTCGTCCACTTTATAAAATAGTATATCTCGATTCTTTCTGAAGGAAATATAATTATATCCAAGATATCTATAAATTAAAGGTAAAAATTGGAAAAAAGAGAAATCGAAAAGATAAGCAAATGAATCACACATTCTTCCAAAATTAAAGGTTATAAATTTATCATCATAATTATAAACTTTTTTTGTTAAAACACATAATTTTGTAAAAGCAAAAAAGACAAAGCTTCTATTATAGTTTGTTATTTTTGGAAATATTCTTGAAATATTTGACTTTTCTTCTGATGTAAGCTCAACTCTAGAAAAAAGATAAACTTTTTTAAAAATCAATTCAAAATATTTATATAAAGATATATAGTTAAATTTTCCATTTTCTATCTCTCTTAATATTTCTTGAAAATCCAAAATATTATATTCATAAAGTTCATTTAAAATATAATAAACCCTTAAATTTATTCTTTTCATATCTTCAAGTATTGAAACATCATTCTTTATTAACTTCCTCATTGTAACAACAATAGTTTCAAGCTCATAAAAGGCTTTTTTAATAAAATGCAAAAACTCAACAGATGGATAATCATTTTCAAAATTAAAATCAACAAATTCTTTTAATATGTCTGCAAATCTTTTATAATCAGAGTAACTTTTGGTTAATATATCTATTTTAATTCTTCCTATATATTTTTTTATAAAAGGAACTTTTAAAATATTTTCCAAATCTAACATTTTACCCCCATTTAAAATTTCAAACTATTTTTATTTTTTATATTTTCTTAAAATATAATAAAAATTTTTTACAAATTTTTTAATAATTTACTTACAAATGAATGTTTTATTTCTATTGCTTTTTGTGGGCATATTTCTTGACAACAAAAACATCTTATGCAAGTGTTATAGTTATATCTGAGAATAATTTTATTTTCTATTTTTTTTAATTTTTCTTTTATTATTGATTTCGGATTTGTTGGACATATATTGTAACACTCCATACATAAAATACAGTTTTTTCTTATAAAATAAGGCTTTGAACTCACAATATTATTATAAAAGAAACCTCTTCTAAATTTTGAAGGAATAACATTTTCTCTATAAAGGTGGATTTTATTAAATTCTTTTCTAAAGTTTAATTTATCACCATATATTTGATATGCTTTCGTATCAAAAATATTTAATGAAACATTATGTTTTTCTGAGAAATATTTTAAAAATGGAAT is a genomic window containing:
- a CDS encoding 2-oxoacid:acceptor oxidoreductase family protein; translation: MHEEIILAGFGGQGILLLGKLLAEAAMEEGRNVSWLPSYGPEMRGGTANANVIISDDQIGSPIIIDSTIVVAMNRPSLEKFEKTLVKDGILFMNSSIIDIEPSRKDIKVYRVPANEIASNLGNLKIANMVMAGAIIEKTKLVNLDVFINVIKENFAGKKSNLLEINIKAIEEGMRSVKNQ
- a CDS encoding thiamine pyrophosphate-dependent enzyme, which encodes MGKIVYKKTNGLTDARLHYCPGCLHGVIHKLVGECLVELNVLDKAVGVAPVGCAVFAYNYFNCDMHEAAHGRAPAVATGIKRALGPDSVVFTYQGDGDLASIGTGDIVHAAHRGEKITVIFVNNAIYGMTGGQMAPTTLPGQKTTTSPYGRDPNHCGMPLKVSEMLAQIPGAVFIERVSVHDVPNIRKAKKALLKAFQTQIDGKGFAMVEFLSTCPTNWGLTPVESIRWLKENMIPYYPLGNYRDPYKEGGN
- a CDS encoding 3-methyl-2-oxobutanoate dehydrogenase subunit VorB; this translates as MGKKILMKGNEAISEAAIRAGCKLFFGYPITPQNEIPEYMSRELPKAGGVFLQAEAEFAAINMVYGAAGSGARVMTSSSSPGIALKGEGISYIAGAELPCVIVNISRGGPGLGNIAPAQSDYFQSTKGMAHGDFKIIVFGPASVQEAVDLMQDAFDLADKYRNPVLILGDGMIGQMMEPVEFKERPKLNLPPKDWATTGTRNSGGRRRIINSLAIEPERLEELNLRLKKKYDEIEKNEVRYENYLADDAEIVFVSYGTMSRVVRNVVNKYRKDGVKVGMIRPITLWPFPKKPIYEIAKNNISKVFISVEMSLGQMVEDVELSVKGLKPVYFYGRPGGMIPEPKEVFDFIKELKII
- a CDS encoding 4Fe-4S dicluster domain-containing protein → MPKKGKVTFDIDLCKGCELCIGVCPVKIILLDKNKLNKSGYHPAAINDMDKCIACGSCAIMCPDSVITVEELD
- a CDS encoding P-loop NTPase — translated: MNIDFIKNFKRIKIISGHYGCGKSELAVNWAFSLINNGCKVAIVDLDVVNPYFTSRGISDKLEERGIRVFGPSKKLTLADVPALPPEIFSVFDMDDTEVIFDLGGDAAGGKVLSFFYNYLSNVPYDFFYLVNANRPFTMDFDGLYEFYSKIESATRLKFNYLINSTHLLYETSIEDIKKGNQLALEFSEKTNIPFAFNVVPDFLLEKEGEENVKRNIKGEIFKLNIKLRPTWLDEQKL
- a CDS encoding GGDEF domain-containing protein yields the protein MLDLENILKVPFIKKYIGRIKIDILTKSYSDYKRFADILKEFVDFNFENDYPSVEFLHFIKKAFYELETIVVTMRKLIKNDVSILEDMKRINLRVYYILNELYEYNILDFQEILREIENGKFNYISLYKYFELIFKKVYLFSRVELTSEEKSNISRIFPKITNYNRSFVFFAFTKLCVLTKKVYNYDDKFITFNFGRMCDSFAYLFDFSFFQFLPLIYRYLGYNYISFRKNRDILFYKVDELLDIKEKIQEFRDLPPFIEEDEVYEEDETEKIIRLPDDVLVSIDLFSYFFNTNIFNYLQDFPDYIDLGYKFNIIKGDLYKRVSNEDNINFFIFFLKLVSRFIPYLKNLSFKDSGEYSTILDKFAKIVYDYENFIEKNYLKILVELQNLLKVNETFEKNEFLKRLSDELNFLKKKFIYPNYYYHHYTGIALSDSILENFYERLNEVYVLFSNHLKYLDRRTQSENDIAKYFINYKEKVEINKDDKLFKSLKEAFPETDESQTFVNLNLFFIFFHILNIFNYFINSKSSIFNFYPSNKFIKQEEKLLVSNNVTIQKKEINENNSKKEIESSNISENFRTPDYFYYKKMSYKINMLEKTAYIDSLTNCYNKNFFTTNIVNNNEIDKNYIFLYFDLDNFKYFNDNYGHSIGDLILKYFGNILIKSTRKNDFAIRLGGDEFLVIAKTVNLANSYILAKRIVENLNTLNKYILELLKFKGKKAPEKTISCSVGGVFFENTVNETIELADKVMYKAKEAGKNKICIYSKERGYQYF